A region of Streptomyces sp. TG1A-60 DNA encodes the following proteins:
- a CDS encoding phosphatase PAP2 family protein, which translates to MAGLAAHAALAAESGSNPDVELLYDINGLARDAPTWLDRIMEFVGEYGLLFAMVLLILWCWWGVRKRGGEDAASSVAALAWAPLAAGIAVLVNVPIRGFVERPRPFNDHEGLEVLVSGKTDYSFVSDHATLIMAMAVGLFVANRKFGLVGLVIGLLGGFIRVYMGVHYPTDVIGGFALGTAVVLLLSPLAMSLLTPLTKAIERSPRVGWLVRARDGRSALVPGARVETASAEERDLAA; encoded by the coding sequence ATGGCTGGACTCGCCGCGCATGCCGCACTTGCCGCTGAATCCGGATCCAACCCCGACGTCGAGCTGCTGTACGACATCAACGGCCTCGCCAGGGACGCGCCGACCTGGCTCGACCGGATCATGGAGTTCGTCGGCGAGTACGGACTCCTCTTCGCCATGGTGCTGCTGATCCTGTGGTGCTGGTGGGGCGTGCGGAAGCGGGGCGGGGAGGACGCCGCCTCGTCCGTGGCCGCGCTGGCGTGGGCGCCGCTGGCCGCCGGCATCGCCGTGCTGGTCAATGTGCCGATACGCGGGTTCGTCGAGCGGCCCCGGCCCTTCAACGACCACGAGGGGCTGGAGGTGCTCGTCTCCGGCAAGACCGACTACTCCTTCGTGAGCGATCACGCGACGCTGATCATGGCGATGGCGGTCGGACTGTTCGTCGCCAACCGGAAGTTCGGGCTCGTCGGACTCGTCATCGGGCTGCTCGGAGGCTTCATCCGGGTCTACATGGGGGTGCACTACCCCACCGACGTCATCGGCGGGTTCGCGCTCGGGACGGCTGTCGTGCTGCTGCTCTCGCCGCTCGCCATGTCGCTTCTCACGCCGCTGACGAAGGCGATCGAGCGGTCGCCGCGGGTCGGATGGCTGGTCCGGGCGCGTGACGGGCGGAGTGCGCTGGTTCCGGGGGCGCGGGTGGAGACGGCTTCGGCGGAGGAGCGGGATCTGGCGGCCTGA
- the pstS gene encoding phosphate ABC transporter substrate-binding protein PstS, which translates to MKLQRKNRLRALSLGAVAVTGALTLSACGSDAAGTGSTGDSTASANSNIDCGDAKGQLLADGSSAQKNAIDAWVKQYQSACRDVVINYKGGGSGAGITAFTQGQVAFAGSDSALKPEEIEASKKICSGGQGIDLPMVAGPIAVGFNVPGVDDLALDAKTLALIFDSKITNWNDKAIAELNPDAKLPDLRIQAFHRSDESGTTDNFTKYLSAAAPDQWKYEGGKAWQAKGGQSAQGSSGLAQGVKSTEGAIAYFELSYAKDGMNTVDIKTGAADPVEATVENATKAISEAKVVGTGKDLALELNYTPQAEGAYPITLVTYEIVCDKGNKAETLPATKSFLAYIASEDGQALLSEAGYAPMPEEILTKVRKTVSELS; encoded by the coding sequence GTGAAGCTTCAGCGCAAGAACCGGCTGCGCGCCCTGTCGCTCGGTGCTGTCGCCGTCACCGGCGCCCTGACCCTCAGTGCGTGCGGGTCCGACGCCGCCGGCACGGGCAGCACCGGCGACAGCACCGCGTCCGCGAACAGCAACATCGACTGCGGCGACGCCAAGGGGCAGCTGCTGGCCGACGGCTCCTCCGCGCAGAAGAACGCGATCGACGCGTGGGTGAAGCAGTACCAGAGCGCCTGCAGGGACGTCGTGATCAACTACAAGGGTGGTGGTTCGGGCGCCGGCATCACGGCGTTCACCCAGGGCCAGGTCGCCTTCGCGGGCTCCGACTCGGCGCTCAAGCCCGAAGAGATCGAGGCCTCCAAGAAGATCTGCTCCGGCGGGCAGGGCATCGACCTGCCGATGGTCGCCGGCCCGATCGCGGTCGGTTTCAACGTCCCGGGTGTCGACGACCTGGCCCTGGACGCCAAGACCCTCGCCCTGATCTTCGACAGCAAGATCACCAACTGGAACGACAAGGCCATCGCGGAGCTGAACCCCGACGCGAAGCTGCCCGACCTCAGGATCCAGGCCTTCCACCGCTCGGACGAGTCCGGCACCACGGACAACTTCACCAAGTACCTGAGCGCCGCCGCCCCCGACCAGTGGAAGTACGAAGGCGGCAAGGCCTGGCAGGCCAAGGGCGGCCAGTCCGCGCAGGGCTCTTCCGGTCTCGCCCAGGGCGTGAAGTCGACCGAGGGCGCGATCGCCTACTTCGAGCTCTCGTACGCCAAGGACGGCATGAACACGGTCGACATCAAGACCGGTGCCGCCGACCCGGTCGAGGCGACCGTCGAGAACGCCACCAAGGCCATCTCCGAGGCCAAGGTCGTCGGCACCGGCAAGGACCTCGCGCTGGAGCTGAACTACACGCCGCAGGCCGAGGGCGCCTACCCGATCACCCTGGTCACCTACGAGATCGTCTGTGACAAGGGCAACAAGGCGGAGACCCTCCCCGCCACCAAGTCCTTCCTCGCCTACATCGCCTCCGAGGACGGCCAGGCGCTGCTCTCCGAGGCCGGGTACGCCCCGATGCCCGAGGAGATCCTCACCAAGGTCCGCAAGACCGTCTCGGAACTGAGCTGA
- the pstC gene encoding phosphate ABC transporter permease subunit PstC produces the protein MDISTTKDTPAPPTPPTPVAAGPKGAARGATRPGDRIFLGLSRGSGIFLLALMAAIAVFLSYRAALAISKDEGNFFTTFEWNPTGNPPVFGIAVLAFGTIVSSVIAMAVAVPVAVGIALFITHYAPRRMGGPIAYVIDLLAAVPSIVYGLWGALVLVPQLDGLFGWLNDYLGWTGIFEWQGGAPRSMLTVGILLAIMILPIITNVSREVFRQVPRMHEEAALALGATRWEVIRMAVLPFGRSGVISASMLGLGRALGETMAVAMVLSSSFEINVSLLDPGGGTFAQNIASKFSEATEMGRDALIASGLVLFVITLLVNGAARLIIARRKDFSGANA, from the coding sequence ATGGACATATCCACGACCAAAGACACTCCAGCTCCGCCCACACCACCGACTCCCGTCGCCGCCGGGCCGAAGGGCGCCGCGCGGGGTGCCACCCGCCCCGGCGACCGGATCTTCCTCGGCCTCTCGCGCGGATCCGGCATCTTCCTGCTGGCGCTCATGGCTGCCATCGCCGTGTTCCTCAGCTACCGGGCCGCGCTCGCGATCAGCAAGGACGAGGGCAACTTCTTCACCACCTTCGAGTGGAACCCCACCGGGAACCCGCCTGTCTTCGGTATCGCGGTCCTGGCCTTCGGCACCATCGTCTCGTCGGTCATCGCGATGGCCGTCGCGGTCCCGGTCGCGGTCGGTATCGCCCTGTTCATCACGCACTACGCCCCGCGCAGGATGGGCGGCCCGATCGCCTACGTGATCGACCTGCTCGCCGCCGTGCCGTCCATCGTCTACGGCCTCTGGGGCGCCCTCGTCCTCGTACCGCAGCTCGACGGGCTCTTCGGCTGGCTGAACGACTACCTCGGCTGGACCGGCATCTTCGAGTGGCAGGGCGGTGCCCCCCGGTCGATGCTCACCGTCGGTATCCTGCTCGCGATCATGATCCTGCCGATCATCACCAACGTGAGCCGCGAGGTCTTCCGTCAGGTCCCGCGGATGCACGAGGAGGCCGCGCTGGCCCTCGGCGCCACCCGGTGGGAAGTCATCCGCATGGCGGTGCTCCCCTTCGGGCGCTCCGGTGTCATCTCCGCCTCGATGCTGGGCCTCGGCCGCGCGCTCGGCGAGACCATGGCCGTGGCGATGGTCCTGTCGTCCAGCTTCGAGATCAACGTCAGCCTGCTCGACCCGGGCGGCGGCACCTTCGCCCAGAACATCGCCAGCAAGTTCAGCGAGGCCACCGAGATGGGCCGGGACGCACTCATCGCCTCCGGCCTGGTCCTGTTCGTCATCACCCTGCTGGTCAACGGCGCGGCCCGGCTGATCATCGCCCGCCGCAAGGATTTCTCGGGGGCCAACGCATGA
- the pstA gene encoding phosphate ABC transporter permease PstA, protein MSNASLTDKPAKSPSTLRAASLPKWFPWAVAAGSVALGLGISAVTGLESSIQWALIAGVLFVLGSYAVAARVEGKRQARDRVATSLVWVAFLLAVLPLASLVWETVSRGVKVLDGYFLTHSMGVVSDTEPGGGIYHAILGTLEQVGLATAISVPIGVLTAIYLVEYGRGNLARAVTFFVDVMTGIPSIVAGLFILSTWILLLEMGPSGFAGAMALTILMLPVVVRSTEEMLKLVPNELREASLALGVPKWRTILKVVLPTAVGGITTGVMLAVARIAGETAPVLLLVWGSNFINANPFSDPQASLPMYIYLQYANSGGSGAAYDRAWAAALTLIAFIMILNLAARGIARWKAPR, encoded by the coding sequence ATGAGCAACGCAAGCCTCACCGACAAGCCCGCCAAGAGCCCCAGCACACTGCGCGCCGCGTCGCTGCCCAAGTGGTTCCCGTGGGCGGTCGCCGCCGGCTCGGTCGCCCTGGGCCTCGGCATCAGCGCCGTGACGGGCCTGGAGAGCTCCATCCAGTGGGCCCTGATCGCGGGCGTCCTCTTCGTCCTCGGCTCGTACGCCGTCGCCGCGCGCGTCGAGGGCAAGCGGCAGGCCAGGGACCGGGTGGCGACCAGCCTCGTCTGGGTCGCGTTCCTCCTCGCCGTCCTCCCGCTGGCCTCCCTCGTCTGGGAGACCGTCAGCCGCGGTGTGAAGGTCCTCGACGGCTACTTCCTCACCCACTCGATGGGCGTGGTCTCCGACACCGAGCCCGGCGGCGGCATCTACCACGCCATCCTCGGCACCCTGGAACAGGTCGGTCTCGCCACCGCGATCTCCGTGCCGATCGGCGTGCTGACCGCGATCTACCTGGTCGAGTACGGCCGCGGCAACCTCGCCAGGGCCGTCACCTTCTTCGTCGACGTCATGACGGGCATCCCGTCGATCGTCGCGGGCCTGTTCATCCTCAGTACCTGGATACTGCTCCTGGAGATGGGCCCCTCCGGCTTCGCCGGCGCGATGGCGCTGACCATCCTGATGCTGCCGGTCGTCGTCCGCTCCACCGAGGAGATGCTCAAGCTCGTCCCGAACGAGCTGCGCGAGGCCTCGCTGGCCCTCGGCGTACCGAAGTGGCGCACCATCCTGAAGGTCGTACTGCCGACCGCCGTCGGCGGTATCACCACCGGTGTGATGCTGGCGGTCGCCCGTATCGCCGGTGAGACCGCCCCCGTCCTGCTGCTGGTGTGGGGTTCGAACTTCATCAACGCGAACCCCTTCTCCGACCCGCAGGCGTCGCTGCCGATGTACATCTACCTGCAGTACGCCAACAGCGGCGGCTCCGGCGCGGCCTACGACCGTGCCTGGGCGGCGGCCCTGACACTCATCGCCTTCATCATGATCCTGAACCTGGCGGCCCGCGGCATCGCCCGCTGGAAGGCCCCGCGCTGA
- the pstB gene encoding phosphate ABC transporter ATP-binding protein PstB, with product MAKRIDVSGLNAYYGSFRAIEDISMTVEPRTVTAFIGPSGCGKSTFLRTLNRMHEVTPGGRVEGKVMLDDEDLYGAGVDPVSVRREVGMVFQRPNPFPTMSIYDNVAAGLKLVGTKKKSELDDIVEKSLKGANLWKEVKDRLGKPGSGLSGGQQQRLCIARAIAVEPKVLLMDEPCSALDPISTLAIEDLISELKERFTIVIVTHNMQQAARVSDRTAFFNLAAVGQPGKLIEIDDTERIFSNPSVQATEDYISGRFG from the coding sequence ATGGCCAAGCGAATCGACGTCAGCGGCCTCAACGCCTACTACGGCTCGTTCCGGGCCATCGAGGACATCTCGATGACCGTCGAGCCCCGCACCGTGACGGCCTTCATCGGCCCCTCCGGCTGCGGCAAGTCCACGTTCCTGCGCACCCTGAACCGGATGCACGAGGTCACCCCGGGCGGCCGTGTCGAGGGCAAGGTCATGCTCGACGACGAGGACCTGTACGGCGCCGGGGTCGACCCGGTGTCCGTGCGGCGTGAGGTCGGCATGGTCTTCCAGCGCCCGAACCCGTTCCCCACGATGTCGATCTACGACAACGTGGCGGCGGGCCTGAAGCTGGTCGGCACCAAGAAGAAGTCCGAACTGGACGACATCGTCGAGAAGTCCCTCAAGGGCGCGAACCTCTGGAAGGAGGTCAAGGACCGCCTCGGCAAGCCGGGCTCCGGGCTCTCCGGCGGCCAGCAGCAGCGGCTGTGCATCGCCCGCGCGATCGCGGTCGAGCCGAAGGTGCTGCTGATGGACGAGCCGTGCTCCGCGCTCGACCCGATCTCGACGCTCGCCATCGAGGACCTCATCAGTGAGCTGAAGGAGCGCTTCACGATCGTCATCGTGACGCACAACATGCAGCAGGCGGCGCGGGTCTCCGACCGTACGGCGTTCTTCAACCTCGCCGCCGTCGGGCAGCCCGGCAAGCTCATCGAGATCGACGACACGGAGCGGATCTTCTCCAACCCGTCCGTCCAGGCCACGGAGGACTACATCTCCGGCCGCTTCGGCTAG
- a CDS encoding inorganic phosphate transporter, with translation METFALVVTIGVALFFTYTNGFHDSANAIATSVSTRALTPRAALAMAAVMNLVGAFLGSGVAKTVSEGLISTPEGSKGMGILFAALIGAITWNLITWYFGLPSSSSHALFGGMVGAALAGGTTVYWSGVLEKVVIPMFVSPVVGLVVGYLVMAGIMWIFRRANPHKAKRGFRIAQTVSAAGMALGHGLQDAQKTMGIVVMALVIADVEDYGDPIPMWVKIACAVMLSLGTYAGGWRIMRTLGRKIIELDPPQGFAAETTGASIMFITAFIFKAPISTTHIITSAIMGVGATKRVNAVRWGVAKNIVLGWFITMPAAALVAATSFWIVNLAFL, from the coding sequence ATGGAGACGTTCGCTCTGGTCGTGACCATCGGGGTCGCGCTCTTCTTCACGTACACCAACGGCTTCCACGACTCGGCGAACGCGATCGCGACGTCGGTGTCGACGCGCGCGCTGACACCCCGCGCCGCGCTGGCGATGGCCGCGGTGATGAACCTCGTCGGCGCCTTCCTCGGCAGCGGGGTCGCCAAGACGGTCAGCGAGGGCCTGATCTCCACGCCCGAGGGCTCGAAGGGGATGGGCATCCTCTTCGCGGCACTGATAGGCGCGATCACCTGGAACCTCATCACCTGGTACTTCGGCCTGCCGTCCTCCTCCTCGCACGCGCTGTTCGGCGGCATGGTCGGCGCGGCACTCGCGGGCGGTACGACGGTCTACTGGTCCGGCGTCCTCGAAAAGGTCGTCATCCCGATGTTCGTGTCACCGGTGGTCGGCCTGGTCGTCGGCTATCTGGTGATGGCGGGGATCATGTGGATCTTCCGCCGCGCCAACCCGCACAAGGCCAAGCGCGGTTTCCGCATAGCGCAGACCGTGTCGGCGGCGGGCATGGCCCTCGGGCACGGTCTCCAGGACGCCCAGAAGACGATGGGCATCGTCGTGATGGCCCTGGTCATCGCGGACGTCGAGGACTACGGCGACCCCATCCCTATGTGGGTGAAGATCGCCTGCGCGGTCATGCTGTCCCTCGGCACCTACGCGGGCGGCTGGCGCATCATGCGCACCCTGGGCCGGAAGATCATCGAACTCGACCCGCCGCAGGGCTTCGCCGCCGAGACCACCGGCGCGTCGATCATGTTCATCACGGCCTTCATCTTCAAGGCCCCCATCTCCACGACCCACATCATCACCTCGGCGATCATGGGCGTGGGCGCCACCAAGCGCGTCAACGCCGTCCGCTGGGGCGTGGCCAAGAACATCGTCCTCGGCTGGTTCATCACCATGCCGGCCGCCGCCCTGGTCGCCGCGACGAGCTTCTGGATCGTGAACCTGGCGTTCCTGTAG
- a CDS encoding DUF47 family protein, translating to MRFRLTPRETSFYDMFAASADNIVTGSKLLMELLGADASGRAEIAERMRAAEHAGDDATHAIFHQLNSSFITPFDREDIYKLASSLDDIMDFMEEAVDLVVLYNVEELPKGVEQQIEVLARAAELTAEAMPHLRTMDNLTEYWIEVNRLENQADQIHRRLLAHLFNGKYDAIEVLKLKQIVDVLEEAADAFEHVANTVETIAVKES from the coding sequence GTGCGCTTTCGTCTGACCCCCAGGGAGACGAGCTTCTACGACATGTTCGCCGCTTCCGCGGACAACATCGTCACGGGCTCGAAGCTCCTGATGGAACTGCTCGGGGCGGACGCCTCCGGCCGGGCCGAGATCGCGGAGCGCATGCGGGCAGCGGAACACGCCGGTGACGACGCCACGCACGCGATCTTCCACCAGCTGAACTCCTCGTTCATCACGCCCTTCGACCGCGAGGACATCTACAAGCTCGCGTCCTCCCTCGACGACATCATGGACTTCATGGAGGAGGCCGTCGACCTGGTCGTCCTCTACAACGTCGAGGAGCTGCCCAAGGGCGTCGAGCAGCAGATCGAGGTGCTCGCACGGGCCGCCGAACTGACGGCCGAGGCGATGCCCCACCTTCGCACCATGGACAACCTCACGGAGTACTGGATCGAGGTGAACCGGCTGGAGAACCAGGCGGACCAGATCCACCGCAGGCTCCTGGCCCACCTCTTCAACGGCAAGTACGACGCCATCGAGGTTCTCAAGCTCAAGCAGATCGTGGATGTGCTGGAGGAGGCGGCAGACGCCTTCGAGCACGTGGCGAACACGGTGGAGACCATCGCCGTCAAGGAGTCCTGA
- a CDS encoding metal-sensitive transcriptional regulator: MTTTGAGAEAPSAADGVEPGVVTDHDRGVHGYHQQKDEHVKRLRRIEGQIRGLQRMVDEDVYCIDILTQVSASTKALQSFALQLLEEHLRHCVADAALKGGAEIDAKVEEATKAIGRLLRT; the protein is encoded by the coding sequence ATGACGACCACAGGGGCCGGCGCGGAAGCGCCCTCCGCCGCAGACGGAGTGGAGCCGGGGGTCGTGACCGACCACGACCGTGGGGTCCACGGCTACCACCAGCAGAAAGACGAACACGTCAAGCGCCTGCGGCGCATCGAGGGCCAGATCCGCGGGCTCCAGCGGATGGTCGACGAGGACGTCTACTGCATCGACATACTCACCCAGGTCTCCGCCTCCACCAAGGCGTTGCAGTCCTTCGCGCTGCAACTCCTGGAGGAGCACCTGCGGCACTGCGTCGCCGACGCGGCCCTCAAGGGCGGTGCCGAGATCGATGCCAAGGTGGAGGAGGCCACCAAGGCGATCGGGCGGTTGCTGCGGACCTGA